From a single Streptomyces misionensis genomic region:
- a CDS encoding HD domain-containing protein, whose amino-acid sequence MTHHPIRPVPSVDALMDLLAGCAGVWDTPDRSGDPVDILDHGLQVAALLAASHPDDEEVQAAGLVHDLGHRLVPGDEAGHGAHAAAAVEGLLSSRVARLVALHIPAKRCLAATDPHLALSPESERTLGRQGGPMTPEEAAAFAADPDFAAALALRRADDAGKVAGARVAAPETWRPVLERVAGRRAGTRAC is encoded by the coding sequence ATGACGCACCACCCGATCCGCCCCGTCCCGTCCGTCGACGCGCTGATGGACCTGCTGGCCGGCTGCGCCGGCGTCTGGGACACCCCGGACCGCTCCGGCGACCCGGTGGACATCCTCGACCACGGCCTCCAGGTCGCCGCCCTGCTCGCCGCGAGCCACCCGGACGACGAGGAGGTGCAGGCGGCCGGGCTCGTGCACGACCTCGGCCACCGCCTCGTGCCGGGCGACGAGGCGGGACACGGCGCGCATGCCGCGGCGGCGGTCGAGGGCCTGCTCAGCTCCCGGGTCGCCCGCCTGGTCGCCCTGCACATTCCGGCCAAGCGCTGTCTCGCGGCGACCGACCCGCACCTCGCGCTGTCCCCGGAGAGCGAGCGCACGCTGGGCCGGCAGGGCGGCCCCATGACCCCGGAGGAGGCCGCCGCCTTCGCGGCCGACCCCGACTTCGCGGCGGCCCTCGCGCTGCGCCGCGCCGACGACGCGGGCAAGGTGGCCGGCGCCCGGGTGGCGGCGCCGGAGACCTGGCGGCCCGTCCTGGAGCGGGTCGCCGGCCGCCGGGCGGGGACCCGTGCGTGCTGA